In the genome of Amia ocellicauda isolate fAmiCal2 chromosome 3, fAmiCal2.hap1, whole genome shotgun sequence, one region contains:
- the LOC136743476 gene encoding gap junction delta-3 protein, producing MAEWVFLGALFETLQGQSPMLGRFWLLLMLVFRILILGTVATDMFEDEQAEFACNTLQPGCKQACYDMAFPISQYRFWVFHIVLISTPSLLFVIYTMHLRVKRTTKGCQCSEAVRRDERLLYIVNVGFRMLAEVGFLVGQWHLYGFKVESQFPCSRFPCPYTVDCFTSRPMEKTIFLCFYFGVGVLSTVISLLELLQVSFKWACQHHTGQGYQSDNLRNLAQEATGQSLLTDLSNKPGPCPRSNRGSKARSGSSTRSTCSKKSCSSSKCITHKTPIAV from the coding sequence ATGGCAGAGTGGGTCTTCTTAGGCGCGCTGTTCGAGACCTTGCAAGGCCAATCTCCCATGCTGGGCCGCTTTTGGCTGCTGCTGATGCTGGTGTTCCGCATCCTGATCCTGGGCACCGTGGCCACGGACATGTTCGAGGACGAGCAGGCGGAGTTCGCCTGCAACACGCTGCAGCCCGGGTGCAAGCAGGCCTGCTACGACATGGCCTTCCCCATCTCACAGTACCGCTTCTGGGTCTTCCACATCGTGCTGATCTCCACGCCCTCCCTGCTCTTTGTGATCTACACCATGCACCTCCGTGTCAAGAGGACCACCAAGGGCTGCCAGTGCAGCGAGGCTGTGCGCAGGGATGAGCGTCTGCTCTACATTGTCAACGTGGGCTTCCGCATGCTGGCCGAGGTTGGCTTCCTGGTGGGCCAGTGGCATCTGTATGGCTTCAAAGTGGAGTCCCAGTTCCCCTGCTCCCGATTCCCCTGCCCCTACACGGTGGACTGCTTCACCTCACGGCCCATGGAGAAGACCATCTTTCTTTGCTTCTACTTCGGCGTGGGGGTGCTCTCCACGGTCATCAGCCTCCTGGAGCTGCTGCAGGTGTCCTTCAAGTGGGCCTGCCAGCACCACACAGGTCAGGGCTACCAGAGCGACAACCTCAGGAACCTGGCCCAGGAGGCCACGGGGCAGTCACTCCTCACTGATCTCTCCAATAAGCCTGGCCCCTGCCCTCGGAGCAATCGCGGCAGCAAGGCCCGGTCTGGCTCCTCCACCCGCAGCACATGCAGCAAGAagagctgcagcagcagcaaatgCATAACCCACAAAACCCCGATCGCGGTCTGA